From Selenomonas ruminantium AC2024, a single genomic window includes:
- the secY gene encoding preprotein translocase subunit SecY, whose product MLSALGNVWKIPELRQKITFTLIMFAIFRMGTHIPVPGVDPTAIEQLFANGNLFGLLDLFSGGAFSKFSIFAMSITPYINAAIIIQLLNVVIPTLEQWSKEGQEGHKKTTQVTRYLTVVLAFLQAIGMSIGLKAAILNPSPVNILIIAITLTAGTVFLMWLGEQITANGVGNGISLIIFAGIVAALPKNIGTIYHYVQAGTISYFSVFMFALIAIAMVVFVVHVENGFRRIPISYTKRVGARGTYGGHSSHIPLKVNQAGVIPIIFASSVLMFPVTIAQFIEIPWVKTVASYLEWGKPLQTTLYVGMIIFFTYFYTAVTVKISDMAENLKKYGGFIPGIRPGQPTADYLDHVMTRITLAGSIFLAFIAVLPNMVAAATNIQGVYFGGTALLIVVGVALQTMKQIEAMIVMRHYEGFMK is encoded by the coding sequence GTGCTTTCAGCCCTTGGCAACGTATGGAAAATTCCGGAGCTTAGGCAGAAAATAACCTTTACTTTGATTATGTTTGCCATCTTCCGGATGGGGACGCATATCCCCGTTCCGGGGGTTGACCCGACAGCGATTGAGCAGTTGTTCGCAAACGGCAACCTCTTTGGTCTGTTAGATCTCTTTTCTGGTGGTGCTTTCAGTAAGTTCTCCATCTTCGCTATGTCCATTACTCCATACATCAATGCGGCGATTATCATTCAGCTGCTGAATGTGGTAATCCCCACACTGGAGCAATGGTCGAAGGAAGGTCAGGAAGGACACAAAAAGACCACCCAGGTTACACGCTACCTCACGGTAGTGTTGGCTTTCCTCCAGGCGATTGGCATGTCCATCGGCCTGAAGGCAGCTATTTTGAATCCAAGTCCCGTCAACATCCTGATTATTGCAATCACGCTGACGGCGGGCACGGTGTTCTTGATGTGGCTCGGTGAGCAGATTACGGCTAACGGCGTTGGTAACGGTATTTCCCTTATCATCTTCGCCGGTATCGTAGCAGCTCTGCCGAAAAACATCGGCACCATTTACCATTACGTCCAGGCTGGAACCATCAGCTACTTCTCCGTGTTTATGTTTGCCCTCATCGCAATCGCTATGGTGGTATTCGTAGTACACGTAGAAAACGGCTTCCGCCGCATTCCCATTTCCTACACGAAAAGGGTTGGTGCCCGTGGCACCTACGGTGGTCATTCCAGCCACATTCCCCTGAAGGTCAATCAGGCGGGCGTAATCCCAATTATCTTTGCGTCATCCGTGCTGATGTTTCCAGTAACCATTGCCCAGTTTATTGAGATTCCCTGGGTAAAGACCGTTGCCAGTTATCTGGAGTGGGGTAAACCGTTACAGACTACATTATATGTAGGCATGATAATCTTCTTTACCTACTTCTATACTGCGGTTACTGTAAAGATATCGGATATGGCAGAGAATCTGAAAAAATACGGTGGTTTCATCCCGGGCATCCGTCCGGGACAGCCAACGGCAGATTATTTAGATCATGTCATGACTCGTATCACGCTTGCTGGCTCGATTTTCCTGGCCTTCATTGCAGTACTGCCGAATATGGTAGCAGCCGCTACTAATATTCAGGGTGTATACTTTGGCGGTACGGCCCTGCTGATTGTCGTGGGCGTTGCCCTCCAGACCATGAAGCAGATTGAAGCCATGATTGTTATGCGCCACTACGAAGGGTTCATGAAATAA
- a CDS encoding adenylate kinase: protein MHILLMGPPGAGKGTQAAELVKAFGVPHISTGDMFRAAVKEGTELGKQAKACMDAGKLVPDEVTIGIVRERLAKDDCKKGFILDGFPRTVDQADALKGILEDLGLSLTRVLNINVPAADLIERAVGRRICKKCGATYHVKFNPSKTEGTCDECGSELFQRADDTEETMKSRLSVYEDSTRPLIDYYQKAGLYTEVDGRQAIDKVTADLIAVLKG from the coding sequence ATGCATATCCTGTTAATGGGCCCCCCGGGTGCCGGTAAAGGCACGCAGGCGGCTGAACTGGTCAAAGCGTTTGGTGTTCCTCACATCTCCACGGGCGATATGTTCCGTGCAGCTGTGAAGGAAGGTACCGAACTTGGCAAGCAGGCAAAAGCCTGCATGGACGCAGGTAAGCTCGTTCCTGACGAAGTTACCATCGGCATTGTCCGTGAGCGTCTTGCCAAAGATGACTGCAAGAAAGGTTTTATCCTCGATGGTTTCCCCCGTACCGTTGACCAGGCAGATGCCCTCAAAGGTATTTTGGAAGACCTCGGTTTAAGCCTGACGCGTGTCCTGAACATCAATGTTCCGGCAGCTGACCTTATCGAACGCGCTGTGGGCCGCCGCATTTGCAAAAAATGCGGTGCTACCTACCACGTGAAGTTCAACCCGTCCAAGACGGAAGGAACTTGCGATGAGTGCGGCAGCGAACTCTTCCAGCGTGCTGACGATACGGAAGAAACGATGAAGAGTCGTCTCTCCGTATACGAAGACAGCACCCGCCCGCTGATTGATTACTATCAAAAGGCAGGCCTCTACACGGAAGTGGATGGCAGACAGGCGATTGACAAAGTTACCGCAGACCTCATTGCAGTTCTGAAGGGCTGA
- the infA gene encoding translation initiation factor IF-1, with protein sequence MSKQDVIEVEGKVLEALPNAMFQVELENGHVVLAHVSGKIRMNFIRILPGDKVTIELTPYDLTRGRITYRFK encoded by the coding sequence ATGTCGAAACAAGATGTTATTGAAGTAGAAGGCAAAGTCCTGGAGGCACTGCCAAATGCAATGTTCCAGGTTGAGCTAGAGAATGGTCATGTTGTACTGGCGCATGTATCCGGCAAGATTCGCATGAACTTCATCCGTATCCTTCCGGGAGACAAAGTCACTATCGAACTCACGCCGTATGACTTAACGCGTGGCCGTATAACCTACCGATTCAAATAA
- the rpmJ gene encoding 50S ribosomal protein L36: protein MKVKPSVKRICEKCKVIKRKGRVMVICENPKHKQRQG, encoded by the coding sequence ATGAAGGTAAAACCGTCAGTAAAGCGGATTTGTGAAAAATGCAAAGTCATTAAGCGCAAAGGCCGTGTTATGGTCATCTGCGAAAATCCGAAGCATAAACAGAGACAAGGTTAA
- the rpsM gene encoding 30S ribosomal protein S13, producing the protein MARIAGVDLPRDKRIEIALTYIFGIGLKTSKDLLKETGINPDTRTRDLTEDEVVKLRDAIDNNVMVEGDLRRERQMNIKRLVDIGCYRGRRHRLGLPVRGQNTKNNARTRKGPKKAVAGKKK; encoded by the coding sequence ATGGCACGTATTGCCGGTGTAGATTTACCCCGTGACAAGAGAATTGAAATTGCATTAACGTACATCTTCGGTATTGGTCTGAAGACTTCCAAGGACCTGCTGAAGGAGACTGGTATCAACCCGGATACCCGTACGCGTGACCTCACGGAGGATGAAGTTGTAAAACTTCGTGATGCCATCGATAATAACGTTATGGTAGAAGGTGACCTTCGCCGTGAACGTCAGATGAACATCAAGAGACTCGTTGATATCGGCTGCTACCGTGGTCGTCGCCACCGTCTTGGTCTGCCCGTTCGTGGTCAGAACACCAAGAACAACGCCCGTACCCGTAAAGGCCCGAAAAAGGCCGTAGCAGGCAAGAAGAAATAA
- the rpsK gene encoding 30S ribosomal protein S11, giving the protein MAVKKAVRTKKKVRKNVEYGVAHISSTFNNTIVTLTDKSGNALSWASAGGLGFRGSRKSTPFAAQMAAETAAKAAMEHGLKQVEVYVKGPGAGREAAIRSLQATGLEVNMIKDVTPIPHNGCRPPKRRRV; this is encoded by the coding sequence GTGGCAGTTAAGAAAGCAGTCCGCACGAAGAAAAAAGTTCGTAAGAACGTCGAATATGGCGTAGCCCATATCAGTTCTACGTTTAACAATACGATTGTAACGCTTACCGATAAGAGCGGTAATGCACTTTCCTGGGCCAGCGCAGGCGGCCTTGGTTTCCGTGGCTCCCGTAAGAGCACGCCGTTCGCTGCACAGATGGCAGCAGAAACGGCTGCAAAAGCAGCTATGGAACATGGCCTCAAGCAGGTCGAAGTATACGTTAAGGGTCCTGGTGCCGGCCGTGAAGCCGCAATCCGTTCCCTGCAGGCAACTGGCCTCGAAGTAAACATGATCAAAGATGTTACTCCGATTCCGCACAACGGATGCCGTCCGCCGAAGCGTAGAAGAGTTTAA
- the rpsD gene encoding 30S ribosomal protein S4, whose amino-acid sequence MAIDRVPALKRCRALGIEPAVIGRSKESKRQPRRTNRKVSEYGMQLKEKQKAKFIYGVLEKQFRGYYDKAKKMQGVTGENLLGLLERRLDNVVYRLGLANTRRQARQLVRHGHFTVNGQRVDIPSAMVHANDVIAVSEKSQSNAFFKELKESSNALSAPAWLQADQANLTGTVTRFPNREEIDVPVNEQAIVELYSK is encoded by the coding sequence ATGGCAATTGATAGAGTACCAGCCCTGAAAAGATGCCGTGCCCTCGGCATTGAACCGGCTGTTATCGGTCGTTCCAAAGAATCCAAGCGTCAGCCGCGCCGCACGAACCGTAAGGTTTCCGAATACGGCATGCAGCTGAAAGAAAAGCAGAAAGCAAAATTCATCTACGGCGTACTGGAAAAGCAGTTCCGTGGATACTACGATAAAGCTAAGAAGATGCAGGGTGTAACTGGTGAAAACCTCCTTGGTCTTCTTGAGCGCCGCCTGGACAACGTTGTATATCGTCTTGGCCTCGCTAACACGCGTCGTCAGGCTCGCCAGCTCGTTCGTCACGGTCACTTCACCGTTAACGGCCAGCGCGTAGACATTCCGTCCGCAATGGTTCATGCTAACGATGTAATCGCAGTTAGCGAAAAGAGCCAGTCCAACGCTTTCTTCAAAGAACTGAAGGAAAGCAGCAATGCCCTGTCCGCTCCGGCATGGCTTCAGGCTGACCAGGCTAACCTCACGGGTACGGTAACGCGTTTCCCGAACCGTGAAGAAATCGATGTTCCTGTTAACGAGCAGGCTATCGTCGAGTTGTACTCCAAATAA
- a CDS encoding DNA-directed RNA polymerase subunit alpha — MIDIEKPKIEIVEISEDNRYGKFVCEPLERGYGTTFGNSLRRMLLSSLEGSAITSIRIDGVLHEFSTIPGVRDDVTNIVLNLKQLCLKMQGNEPKVIRIDVEGEKEVTAADIICDADIEILNPDLHIATVDETGKLKIEMTVARGRGYIPAERNKKPDDTIGVIPIDSIFSPVQRVNYTVQDTRVGNETDYDKLILEVWTDGSLRPEEAVSKAAGILVMHLKLFQSMDGLPEEIEEEEATFPEEVEDDTSKVLEMTIEDLDLSVRSFNCLKRANINTVADLAEKTEDDMMKVRNLGRKSLEEVKKKLEELGLALRVNND; from the coding sequence ATGATAGACATCGAGAAACCGAAAATTGAAATTGTGGAAATCAGCGAAGACAACCGCTACGGCAAGTTCGTTTGCGAACCGCTCGAACGCGGCTACGGCACGACGTTTGGCAACAGCCTCCGCCGTATGCTCCTGTCTTCCCTGGAAGGTTCTGCAATTACCTCCATCCGTATTGATGGAGTGCTCCATGAGTTCTCCACGATTCCGGGTGTCCGGGATGACGTGACCAATATCGTTCTGAACCTGAAGCAGCTCTGCCTCAAGATGCAGGGCAACGAGCCGAAGGTTATCCGCATTGATGTGGAAGGCGAAAAGGAAGTTACGGCTGCCGACATCATCTGTGATGCCGACATTGAGATTCTCAATCCGGACCTCCATATTGCAACGGTTGACGAAACGGGCAAGCTCAAAATTGAGATGACCGTTGCCCGTGGCCGTGGCTACATTCCGGCAGAACGGAACAAAAAGCCGGATGACACGATTGGGGTAATCCCCATCGATTCGATTTTCTCCCCGGTACAGCGTGTAAACTACACCGTGCAGGACACGCGTGTAGGTAACGAAACCGACTATGACAAGCTGATTCTCGAAGTATGGACCGATGGTTCCCTGCGTCCGGAAGAAGCTGTCAGCAAAGCAGCCGGTATCCTCGTGATGCACCTCAAGCTGTTCCAGAGCATGGACGGCCTGCCGGAAGAAATCGAAGAGGAGGAGGCAACCTTCCCCGAAGAGGTAGAGGACGATACTTCCAAAGTTTTGGAAATGACTATCGAAGACCTCGACCTCTCGGTACGTTCCTTCAACTGTCTGAAGCGTGCTAACATCAACACGGTCGCTGACCTTGCTGAAAAGACGGAAGATGACATGATGAAGGTCCGCAACCTCGGCCGCAAATCTCTTGAAGAAGTCAAGAAGAAGCTCGAGGAACTCGGTTTAGCGCTGAGAGTAAACAACGATTGA
- the rplQ gene encoding 50S ribosomal protein L17 — MSYRKLGRNSAARKALFTSILTSFFRYGRIETTEAKAKELRKFAEQLITLAKRGDLSARRKAIASLADEDVVRKLFDEIAAKYADRQGGYTRILKLGVRRGDAAPMVIIELV, encoded by the coding sequence ATGAGCTACAGAAAATTAGGACGTAACTCCGCAGCCCGCAAGGCGCTGTTCACTAGCATTCTTACTTCCTTCTTCAGATATGGACGCATTGAAACGACGGAAGCAAAGGCAAAAGAGCTCCGCAAGTTCGCTGAGCAGCTCATCACGCTGGCAAAGCGCGGTGACCTGAGCGCTCGTCGCAAGGCAATCGCATCCCTTGCTGATGAAGATGTAGTAAGAAAGCTGTTCGATGAAATCGCAGCAAAATACGCAGACCGTCAGGGCGGTTACACCCGTATCCTGAAACTCGGCGTACGCCGCGGTGACGCAGCTCCGATGGTTATCATCGAGCTCGTGTAA
- a CDS encoding BsuPI-related putative proteinase inhibitor, producing MFKKLLMLLCALFIAAPSMASAGFGTGIGITFPASGSSTKTIGNTYAALQLEQLTEELTLQERHGRLLLELKVSNNGDTPYTINHRNGQIYDFLITDKNGKKMWQWSDGMAFTQALCTTTIAPHSFEVYKAELDSKDYRKIKDDAVLVTAYVLDTPCKLSAKLPTIIASNSTPVLIHGGVIFGSR from the coding sequence ATGTTCAAAAAACTATTGATGCTTTTATGCGCCCTCTTCATCGCCGCCCCCTCCATGGCCAGTGCTGGCTTTGGTACGGGTATCGGCATCACCTTCCCGGCCTCCGGCTCCAGTACCAAAACCATCGGCAACACCTATGCCGCTCTGCAGCTGGAGCAGCTTACGGAAGAACTGACCCTGCAGGAACGTCATGGCCGCCTGCTGCTGGAACTGAAAGTCAGCAACAACGGCGATACGCCTTACACCATCAACCACCGCAACGGACAAATCTACGACTTTCTTATCACCGACAAGAACGGCAAAAAAATGTGGCAATGGTCAGACGGCATGGCCTTCACACAGGCACTCTGCACCACCACCATTGCCCCACATAGCTTTGAAGTCTACAAAGCCGAACTGGACAGCAAAGACTATCGCAAAATAAAAGACGATGCCGTCCTCGTCACCGCCTATGTCTTAGATACCCCCTGTAAACTCTCGGCAAAACTCCCCACCATCATCGCCAGCAACAGCACCCCTGTGCTAATCCACGGCGGCGTGATATTCGGCAGCAGATAA